The DNA sequence CGCTCACGCACCTGGGTGCTGACCCGCACCGCCAGCGGCGTGCGGCTGAAGCACGACCACCGGCACGAAGACGGCAGTTCGGATGTGCTCACCATGTATGGCGGCGACACCATCACGTCCGGCACGGCGGAGCGGCAGGACTTCCCGGTCGATGCCGAATCGATCGCGCTGTTCCGGGCGAACAAAGCTGAGGTATCGACCACCAATGTCTGGGCGATGGAAGTGAACGCGACCCGCTTCACCTATGAGTTGCGCCGCGCCAATCGGCATTTCCGGGTGGAGTTCGACCTGACCAAGCCGGTCACCACGCCGCCGCTGCCATGGGGCTATACACCTTAACCGTAGCGGCTCAGACGCTCTTTCGCCTCCGTGCCATAGCCGGTTTTGGCGAACCAGCCATCGGGGCGGCGGATCAGGATCGTGGGCGTGCCGCGAAATCCCAGCTTTTGCAGTTCGACCAACTTGTCCCGAACGTCGAAATAGAGGTTGTTATCCGCCGCGCTCAACGGGGCGGGGACGGGCGCCAGCGTGCCCGCCATATAGGCATGGAAATTAGCCAGCGTGGGGTTCTTTAGTAGCGAGACGACCAGGGCCTTCGGATCCGACACGAACGCGCCGACCAGATAGCCATAGGTGCGCCCGCGCGATGGCTGCGGGAAATCACGGTGAAACAATCGGCAATAGCCGCAGTCCTTCAGCGTCAGCACCACGACATCGGGCCGCTTGCCCGGCCCGTGCAGCACGATTGGCCAGCCAGCCAGCGCGGCGTCGATCGCGCGATTGGCTTCGGGCGTCTGGTTGGACTTGAGCGGTGGCGCGGCCTGCGCCCATGCCGGTGTCGCCGCGAGTGCCAGCGGCATGCCCAAAACTGTTCGCCGATCCATTGCCCATTCCTCCGCTCGTCACGGTGTTACAGAGCATCGCTCGTTGGGCAAGGATCGTCAGATTGTGTCAGGCGCGCAGGCAGCCCGACCAAGCATAGCCGCGCAGGAGCGGCTGAAATGCCGGGATCAGGCCATTGGCCATCGCGATATGCTTGAGCGCCACCGGCAATTCCCGGCGCGGGCTGACATGAAAGCGTTCGAGCCAAGCGAACAGGCTTGCCCGCCACCAACGCGGCAGCCGCTCCTGCTGTCCGAAATCGACGATGTGCAACTGTCCGGCGGGGGCCAGCGCGCCTGCCGCGCGTTCGATCGCGGCGGTCCAGTCGGGGATCATCGACAGCGTATAGCTCAGGAATACCCGATCGAACCCGGTGACGCCGAACGCCGCCACATTGAACGCAGCGGCATCGCCCTGCGCCAGCGTAATGCGGTCGCTCAGCCCCGCTTTCGCCACCTTCGCGCGCGCCGTGGTCAGCATCGCCTCCGAAATATCGAGGCCGTAGAAATGTGCCTTCGGCCAGCGCCGTGCTGCCGCGATCAGGTTGCGCGCGGTGCCGCAGCCAACCTCCAGCACCGCCCCTCCCGGTGGCGGGTTCAGCGTGTCGATCAGCCGATCGCGGCCCAGCAGGTAATATTTGCGGGTCAGATCATAAATGTGCCGCTGCGCCGCATAGACACCGTCCATGTGCGCGGCATGGCGCGTGTCTGGCATCATGGCTTCAGCCGATACAGATGCACCCCGCCATAGATGGCGGAACGGTCGCGTGCGGTGAAATCGAGCGACTCGGCTGCGGCATAGTCCCAGCGGTTCAGGATCGCGTCGGGCACTCGCCCGGGCAACAAGGTTGGCGCAGCGGCGGTGCGGAACAGCACGCGCGAACCGGGTTTCGCGGTGCGGGTGATCTCGCGCCACAGCCGCTCCAGCTGCGCATCGGTCATCCAGTCCTGCGCATCGAGCAGGATATAGCGGTCGAGCGACGCGTCCGGCATCGATTCGAGATAGTCGGCAAAATTCTGGTGCCGCACCTCGACCCGATCCGCGCGCTCACGCACCATTTCGTAATTGGCCGGACGCAGATAGGGCGGCAACGGAGCATCGACCCCTTCGCCATAACCGCGTCCGAACGCCTGCCACGCGAAATAATTGTCCGACAGGTCGAAGTCGCACGCCAGCTTCTCCAATCGCCGCCGCAGCACCGCGCCCATGCCGCGCGGATCGTCCCCGGCCAGCGCCTCATATTGCGCGGGCGGGATGCCCAGCCCGAACAGCGATGCCGGCTGGTCGATCAGCCAGCGCACGAAGCGCTTGTCGAACATCGGCGCGAGCCGGGTCTCGAAGATTTCTCGCTGCTCCTCGGGCGTCTTTGCCGCCAGAATCTCGCGCGGATCGATGCGGTACAGTTTGGCGAGCAAATGCGCCGCGCCGATGAAATTGCCGAGCAGTCCGCGTTTGTAGAAGCCGCCTGCAAAGCCGCCAATCCGCCGCCGCCCGACCAGATCGCGCCCTTCCCAATAGGCGCGCGTCGTCTCGTCCAGATGCGGGCAAATATGCGCGCGATAATCGGCGACGTTATCGGGCCGGTTGGCTTGGCCGAAAAACCGGTGGAACGCGGCATGATCGGGAAGGCGCTGCGCCGCAGCGACTTTCAGCTTGTTGAGCGCGATATGCGCGGTGTTCAGATCGACGGCGGTGATCCTGGCGGGGTTGGCGGTCAGATAGGACAGGACGTTGCAACCGCCGCTGGCGATGGTCACGACATGGCAATCCGGCGTGATCGCCAGCGCGGCCATATCGACCTCCGGGTCTTCCCAAATCTGCGCATAGACCAGCCCGCGAAAGGCGAAGGTGAAGGCGCGCTCGAGCAGCCCCTCGCGGCTCAGCTGGTCGTGGCGATGCACGGCGGCACGCACCGCGCGGTTGCGCGGCTGGGGGGCAGTCGATCCCATGGGCAGGCTCCTCGGGGTGTTCCGGGGTCGCCCTTACCGACGCTACGTTTCAGTGCAGCGACGGATCAATGACGAAACCGTCACATCAATCCCGGCAATATCCTTCGCCGACGCTGACGATCAGGCAATCCTTCTTGCCCGCCAGATACTTCAGGTCGGTCGACTCGCCGTCGCCGGGGACCAATTCCTGCGGACCATCCGGGCGCGTGAAGGTGATGCCGCGCTGACTCGCCACGCCGTCGAACGTGCCGGTCATGTCATCGTCCAGTCCATATTTATTGGTCAGCCGATAGCGGCCGGGCGTGGTCGCATCCTTTTCGATCGTCAGCACCAGCCCCTCGACGCCGATCCATTTGCCGACCCATGCATCGCGGTTCGGGGCTTCCTTGGCCTTTTCACTTTCCTTGGCGCGGTCGGTAACGTTCTCCGCCATCGCCTCGGCATTGGCGACGGCATTCTCGACCAGAGCGGCCTGCTGCTCGTTGCTCATTTCGCTGCACGCCGTCGTCGCCAGCGCTGCCGCGATCACCACCCAGATACGCATCATACACTCCCCTAAGCACACTCATAAGATCGGGTGTAGCCTTGCGCGCAACAAACGCCTAGAGACCGCGCCATCACATCGTTTGAGGGTCGAACCACGCTTCCCATGCGCATCGCCATCGCTTCGGATCACGCCGCCCTCGACCTCAAGGCGGTGCTCGCCGACTGGTTGCGCGGCGAAGGTCATGACGTGTCCGACCTCGGCCCGGACAGCACCGCCAGCGTCGATTACCCCGATTACGGCTACAAGCTTGCCCGCGCCATCGCGGCGGGCGAGGCGGAGCGCGGCATTGCGCTGTGCGGCAGCGGCATCGGCATCTCGATCTCGGTCAACCGTAACGCGCAAGCGCGGTGCGCGCTGGTATCGGAGCCGCTCTCCGCCGCCCTCGCGCGCGAACACAACGACGCCAACGTCATCGCCATGGGCGCCCGGCTGATCGGCCCCGAAATGGCGAAAGCCTGCGTCACCGCCTTCCTCGCCACCGCATTCGGCGGCGATCGTCACCAGCGCCGCGTCGACAAACTGACCGCGCCCGAGCTGTAAGGATAGTCCTATGAGCACCAATCCAATCTCCGCCGTCCAGCCGGATGGCTTCTTCACCCAGACCCTCGCCGATGCCGATCCCGCCGTGTTCGCGGGCGTCGCGCATGAGCTTGAGCGCGAGCAATATCAAATCGAACTGATCGCCAGCGAAAACATAGTGTCGAAAGCGGTGCTGGAGGCGCAGGGTTCGGTCTTCACCAACAAATATGCGGAGGGGTATCCCGGCAAGCGCTATTATCAGGGCTGTCACCCCTCGGACGAGGTCGAGCAGTTGGCCATCGACCGGGCGAAGCAACTGTTCGGCTGCGACTTCGCCAACGTCCAGCCGCATTCGGGCGCGCAGGCGAACGGCGCGGTGATGCTGGCGCTGGCCAAGCCCGGCGACACGATCATGGGCCTCAGCCTCGATGCTGGCGGCCATCTCACCCACGGCGCGCGCGCGGCGCTCAGCGGCAAATGGTTCAACGCAGTCCAGTACGGCGTGAAGCCCGACGATCATCTGATCGATTACGATCAGGTCGCGGCACTGGCACGCGAACATAACCCGCGCATCATCATCGCGGGTGGTTCGGCCTATCCGCGCCATATCGACTTCGCCAGGTTCCGCGCGATTGCGGATGAGGTCGGCGCGATCTTCTTCGTCGACATGGCGCATTTCGCCGGCCTGGTCGCGGGCGGCGTCCATCCCACCCCGTTCGGCCACGCGCATGTCGTCACCACGACGACGCACAAGACGCTGCGCGGCCCGCGCGGCGGCGCGATCTTCACCGATGACGAAGCCATTGCGAAGAAGATCAACAGCGCGGTGTTCCCCGGCCTTCAGGGCGGCCCGCTGATGCACGTCATCGCGGCAAAGGCGGTCGCGTTCGGCGAGGCGTTGAAGCCCGATTTCAAGAGCTATGCCGCCGCCGTGGTGGAGAATGCCAAAGTGCTGGCCGCCACGCTGAACGAGCGTGGATGCGACCTCGTCTCCGGCGGCACCGACACGCATCTGGCGCTGGTCGACCTGACGCCGCTGGGTGTGACTGGCAAGGATGCGGACGAGGCGCTGGAGCGGGCCGCGATCACCTGTAACAAGAACGGCATCCCCAACGATCCTTTGCCCCCGGTCAAGACCAGCGGCATCCGCGTCGGCAGCCCGGCAGGCACCACGCGCGGCTTTGGCCCCGCCGAGTTCCGCGAGATCGGCAATATGGTCGCCGACGTGCTTGACGGTCTGCGCGCCAAGGGCGAGGGCGGTGACCCGCAAGTCGAGGCCAATGTCCGTACCCGTGTCCGCACCCTGTGCGAACGCTTCCCGATCTACCCGGAGGGTTGATGTTCAATCTCCCTCTCCCCGCTGGGGAGAGGGCCGGGGTGAGGGGGAGGGGTCTCACCGAGACCGCTCTCTCTGCGAGCCCCCGGCCCCTCTCCCAACCCTCTCCCCAGTGGGGAGAGGGCTAAGATGCGCTGTCCGTTCTGCGGTAACGAAGACTCACAGGTAAAGGATAGCCGCCCCACCGAAGACGGGGCGGCGATCCGTCGGCGGCGTCAGTGCGAAGCGTGCGCGGCGCGCTTCACGACGTTCGAGCGTATCCAGTTGCGCGAACTGACTGTCTTGAAGTCTGAAGATAAGCGAGAACCATTCGAGCGCGACAAGCTGGTCCGCTCGGTGTCGATCGCGTGCAGCAAGCGACCGATCAACCCGACCCAGATCGAAAAGCTCGTCTCCGGCATTCAACGTCAGCTGGAGACGCTGGGCGACCCCGAAATCCCGTCGCAGCGCATTGGCGAACTGGTGATGGACGGACTTAAGGGCCTCGATTCGGTCGCCTATATCCGCTTCGCCAGCGTCTATCGCGACTTCCGCGAAGCCAAGGATTTCGAGGCGTTCGCCAGCAGCGTTGCCGAGGTCGCGGGCGAGCGCAAATGACGGCGCCTAACCCGGTCATCGTCCTCGTCCGCCCGCAACTGGGCGAGAATATCGGCAAGGCGGCGCGCGCCATGCTCAATTTCGGTCTCACCGAAATGCGCCTCGTCACCCCGCGCGACGGCTGGCCCAACCCCTCCGCCGGTCCCGCCGCCAGCGGGGCCGATAGTGTGCTGGCCGACGCGCAGGTTTATGACAGCGTCGCCGATGCCGTCGCCGATTGCCCGCACGTCTATGCCACCACGGTGCGCAAGCGCGGCGTGACCAAGCCGGTGGTCAACCCCGCCGAAGCCGCCGCTGAGATTCATGGGGCAGTGGGCAGGTCCGCGATCCTGTTCGGCGCGGAGCGTTCCGGTCTGGCGACTGAGGACGTCAACCTCGCCCGCACGATCCTGACCGTGCCTATCAACCCTGTCTTCGGCTCGCTCAACCTGGCGCAGGCCGTCATCCTCGTCGCCTATGAATGGTCGAAGGGGGAGGGGCTGGCGCAACCGCCGCGCACCGACCTCCACCCGCCCGCCCCGCAGGACGAACTGGAGGGCATGATCGGCCATTTCGAGCGCCTGCTCGCCGATACCGGCTATTACTACCCGCCCGAGCGCGAGAATGTGTCGCGCCTGACGCTGCGCAACCTCCTGACCAAGCCGGCCTGGACGGCACAGGAGGTGCGCACGATGCGCGGGGTGCTGTCCGCACTACAGGGCAAGAAGCAGCCCAAGTAAACCGAAGCACTTGGAAACGCTGCACACTGGAGTTACAGTTGGGACATTCGACCAAAGGGATTCCCGCTCATGTTCAGCTTTGCCGCCCTGTTGCTTGCCGCTTCGCCGATGCCCGCAACGCCCGTTTCGCAGCCCGAGACCGAGGCTCCGGCCAAAGAGAAAAAGATCTGCCGTCGCGTCCAGACCGTTGGCACCCGCTTTGGCCCGCAGGTCTGCATGACGCGCAAGCGCTGGAACGAGATGCAGGCAGCGAATGCCGAGGATAATCGTCGCGTCCTCAAGGATTCCGAGCGGCAGGAGCGCGACGCCTATCTTCCCTACGCCAGACCAAACTGAGCCGTCGGCAGCCCCGGCGGCTTGACTCCCATGGGGGCCGCCGCTAACCGCGCCCCTTCGCAATGGCCCTGCACTCCGGTGAAGCAGCGGCCCTGTGTCTTGTGACACAGGCGGTACCGGAATCGCGATCAGGTGGGAAACCGCCCGGTCAACGTTGTTAGCTTTGTTTAGGAATTCCAATGTCGAAGCGTTCAAGCGCCAAGTACAAGCTCGACCGTCGTATGGGCGAGAACATTTGGGGTCGCCCCAAATCGCCCGTCAACAAGCGCGAATATGGCCCCGGCCAGCACGGCCAGCGCCGCAAGGGCAAGGTGTCCGATTTCGGCATCCAGCTGCGCGCCAAGCAGAAGCTCAAGGGCTATTACGGCGACATCACCGAAAAGCAGTTCAAGCGTTCGTATGAAGATGCGTCGCGGATGAAGGGCGATACCGGCCAGAACCTGATTGGCCTGCTCGAGCAGCGCCTCGACATGATCGTCTATCGCGCGAAGTTCGTGCCCACGATCTTTGCCGCGCGCCAGCTGGTCAACCACGGCCACGTCAAGGT is a window from the Sphingomonas sp. LT1P40 genome containing:
- a CDS encoding RNA methyltransferase is translated as MTAPNPVIVLVRPQLGENIGKAARAMLNFGLTEMRLVTPRDGWPNPSAGPAASGADSVLADAQVYDSVADAVADCPHVYATTVRKRGVTKPVVNPAEAAAEIHGAVGRSAILFGAERSGLATEDVNLARTILTVPINPVFGSLNLAQAVILVAYEWSKGEGLAQPPRTDLHPPAPQDELEGMIGHFERLLADTGYYYPPERENVSRLTLRNLLTKPAWTAQEVRTMRGVLSALQGKKQPK
- the rpiB gene encoding ribose 5-phosphate isomerase B, with protein sequence MRIAIASDHAALDLKAVLADWLRGEGHDVSDLGPDSTASVDYPDYGYKLARAIAAGEAERGIALCGSGIGISISVNRNAQARCALVSEPLSAALAREHNDANVIAMGARLIGPEMAKACVTAFLATAFGGDRHQRRVDKLTAPEL
- the nrdR gene encoding transcriptional regulator NrdR, whose product is MRCPFCGNEDSQVKDSRPTEDGAAIRRRRQCEACAARFTTFERIQLRELTVLKSEDKREPFERDKLVRSVSIACSKRPINPTQIEKLVSGIQRQLETLGDPEIPSQRIGELVMDGLKGLDSVAYIRFASVYRDFREAKDFEAFASSVAEVAGERK
- the glyA gene encoding serine hydroxymethyltransferase codes for the protein MSTNPISAVQPDGFFTQTLADADPAVFAGVAHELEREQYQIELIASENIVSKAVLEAQGSVFTNKYAEGYPGKRYYQGCHPSDEVEQLAIDRAKQLFGCDFANVQPHSGAQANGAVMLALAKPGDTIMGLSLDAGGHLTHGARAALSGKWFNAVQYGVKPDDHLIDYDQVAALAREHNPRIIIAGGSAYPRHIDFARFRAIADEVGAIFFVDMAHFAGLVAGGVHPTPFGHAHVVTTTTHKTLRGPRGGAIFTDDEAIAKKINSAVFPGLQGGPLMHVIAAKAVAFGEALKPDFKSYAAAVVENAKVLAATLNERGCDLVSGGTDTHLALVDLTPLGVTGKDADEALERAAITCNKNGIPNDPLPPVKTSGIRVGSPAGTTRGFGPAEFREIGNMVADVLDGLRAKGEGGDPQVEANVRTRVRTLCERFPIYPEG
- a CDS encoding DUF3419 family protein; its protein translation is MGSTAPQPRNRAVRAAVHRHDQLSREGLLERAFTFAFRGLVYAQIWEDPEVDMAALAITPDCHVVTIASGGCNVLSYLTANPARITAVDLNTAHIALNKLKVAAAQRLPDHAAFHRFFGQANRPDNVADYRAHICPHLDETTRAYWEGRDLVGRRRIGGFAGGFYKRGLLGNFIGAAHLLAKLYRIDPREILAAKTPEEQREIFETRLAPMFDKRFVRWLIDQPASLFGLGIPPAQYEALAGDDPRGMGAVLRRRLEKLACDFDLSDNYFAWQAFGRGYGEGVDAPLPPYLRPANYEMVRERADRVEVRHQNFADYLESMPDASLDRYILLDAQDWMTDAQLERLWREITRTAKPGSRVLFRTAAAPTLLPGRVPDAILNRWDYAAAESLDFTARDRSAIYGGVHLYRLKP
- a CDS encoding class I SAM-dependent methyltransferase, whose protein sequence is MMPDTRHAAHMDGVYAAQRHIYDLTRKYYLLGRDRLIDTLNPPPGGAVLEVGCGTARNLIAAARRWPKAHFYGLDISEAMLTTARAKVAKAGLSDRITLAQGDAAAFNVAAFGVTGFDRVFLSYTLSMIPDWTAAIERAAGALAPAGQLHIVDFGQQERLPRWWRASLFAWLERFHVSPRRELPVALKHIAMANGLIPAFQPLLRGYAWSGCLRA
- the rpsD gene encoding 30S ribosomal protein S4 gives rise to the protein MSKRSSAKYKLDRRMGENIWGRPKSPVNKREYGPGQHGQRRKGKVSDFGIQLRAKQKLKGYYGDITEKQFKRSYEDASRMKGDTGQNLIGLLEQRLDMIVYRAKFVPTIFAARQLVNHGHVKVNGEKCNIGSRRIKPGETVELAPKAQEMALVIEAQSLAERDIPDYVAPDGASKITFTRVPTLDEVPYPVKMEPNLVVEFYSR